The Castanea sativa cultivar Marrone di Chiusa Pesio chromosome 4, ASM4071231v1 sequence acacatatatatagagagagagagagggcaaaACAATAAGAGCAAACTTACTGCAGCCTCACTGTAGGGTAGTTGACAAAGCCATCTTTCCTAATCACAACAGGCCACCATTCAGAGCTGCTACCCGAATCCCAGGACAACTTCTGTGCAATACCATCACATGCATCAAGAACCTCACATAAACTCTGTGGGGCATCAACCACAAAGTTCAACCGAGGCCGGCCAGCATGATCAAGAAATTTTGTACTTATTCCAAACCGCACTTTCAAATGACTACAACAAAGCTGCAAAATGAAACCTTCATGAAATAATTGTATTCTTTGACTCCCACgaaaaaatgtaacaaaagaTGCGCTGATAGAAGAAATAAGAACTTCATCAGgcatatcaaaagaaaaaaaaaacttcatcaGGCTCTAAAAACCCTGCAGAGTCACTGCGACCATCAGAGACAGCAACTGCAGAAGACATCTCAGAAGACTCTACAGAATACATCTCGGAAGACTCTGTGGAAGACATCTCATACGACTCCTCTATTTCATTGCTAAGCTGGACCATGTCAAAAATATTTCGTTGAGCTGTATTAGGTTCAACCTCCTCTGCTGTGATGTGAAGGCTTGACTCCTGCATGTTCGCAGATTTTTGTCAATATCAAACCTTATAAAGCACGCATTTTTCTACCAGACACAATACTCAGCCTATGTCAAAGTCACCAGGAAGGACATAATATATGTCCATCCAAACAATCAGGGATGGACTGTCTGAGCTAAAAGTAAATGTCTAGAAGAGAATACCTCTACTActtgaaaattcaaataaacatatatacTAAAGAATTGAAGTAAGGTTACATCAGAGAGTGCATGGCACTCCACTAATTCTTCCTAGTGAGGCCTATTTTATTTCAGGATTTATGTAGTCAAAATGTGTTCATAAGAGAGGCATGGATGGTTCAGAAGTTTAAAGAGCCAAAAGCAagctcagagagagagagagagagggagagagagagagtatattTTGTAGCAAACCAAATTAACTCaactaacaaataaaaaaaatgatccgAGTTAACAATTGCAGTAAAACACGTGCTGAAAACAGAATTAGGCATGAAGTggaataaattaataatgtacTCCTACCGGACTTCATGTAGGATTGCTTACTGTCACCAAACCTGAGGAAAGCATGTCTGACTTCTAATGGCATGCAGTATTCAAATGACTAGTGCTCTCATGGTACAAGCAAATTACCCGAGACATTTAAAATAGTACGTGTCAAATCTTTAAAGACAAACCAAACGGGTGCTTTATTTACATAATTCATgagaaatatattaaaaattaaaatgttgataGTAGTGGCATATCACCCATAGATAAGTACATTTTATAgctttcaaaattataaaattaccaAGAGCAAAACAGCTGCACAATACTTGAGAACTTCAAGATTCATCCGAACATCATCCAAGCTCCTGAAGAATACATCACCGAAAAGATTAGCTTTgacgaaaaaaaaattttaccagGCTAATCTGGAGCAAGTGTCTCCTCTTGGGTTTGCACAATTACCTGTGTGTCTGCTCTCCAAGCCCAAAATAAGTAGCAAGAGTGGCCATCTAAAGTGAAAAATATGAGCATatcaatatttcaaattttccaatCAGTCAAAACCTATAATACAACAACTACCCTCAAGCTTTCACATGACTTGAAAATCCATCTGATCGTGTATAAACAACAGTAATAAATGAACTAAGGAAACTCATATTAAGATGTTGATAAAGCTAAGAAAGCTGAGAGAAATGTTGGTATACACCTCCCCAGGTGCACCAACTCCAAAGATATGAAATTGTCATCATATAAAGTCTCTGTCACACAAGAAATTAAATAGGGATAGCCTAAGATGCCTCTAATAATATCGTAACTGACAAGTTTTAAGGCtttaatctcaaaaattttggtGTCAATGGATCACAACAACAACAGGTTTTAAGGTCTACatgatgaaaataataattactgAGTCTTAAAATTGCATATaataagagtccgtttggatagaacttattgctgaaaactgaaaactgaaaacactgttgcaaaataattttttaatgtgtaaaaaaacactgttcactcttttttttactgtttatatGCCTTGGTGCACAGTTAATTTGCCATGAAACGGGGACCAAGCgctggtctttaaaaaaaaaaaaaaaaaaaaacgcagacgCATGAAGGAAAACGGGGATCCAAACGGGCAATAAGATGAAAAAGATTgatgaaaataattattttcttttgtaaataaaGGTTATTAACTTAAAGCCAATCAACaagtttattttttgagaaaaacacactcactcacacacacacacatataggggaaggggatggggatgagataagggaatataCTTACGCGCCAACACCAAAaatgcatgcggcagttagtgtcacGGAGTAAGTGATAAactccttctcaatatcacatcTGGAACTACTCAACAAcgttgagtattttttttttttttttttttagaaacacacactcacacaagTTGATATCCAAATTTAAGCAGCTTCCAAAACAgcataaaaccataaaaaaaggaaaaattatcaaatttggTGATCACCCCTTTATGGAAACATCATATAGCTCAAGACTCTATATAGATACATCAAAAAGCAGAAAAACACACTTCCAAAAATTCTttctaatttataattaaaagaatTCCTTTTGCCACTAACCAATTTTGTCCTAATTGCTAAACCTACTCTACAGTTCTTTAATTCTTTCGATAATATAATAATTCCAAGAATTAAatccaaaaacttttttttttttgcttgtttcCTGTGCTTAGAAGAATCTTTCAAGAATGAGAACTAATGCTAATATTTATAAGATGCTGATTTTTCGTCAAGAATAGAGAGATTGATACCTTCATGTCTCCAGCTCTCTTTCCAAATTTCTTTGTCAACAATATCAATGAATCAATAATACCCTTAGGCTCGGGTGCGCGCTTACCAATCTCCGCAAATGCCTTTCTTATCCTCACACGATCGAATCTTCGTATATTATGACCCGCCCAAATCCGCcctatacacacacaaaaaatcatatttaaaagaattaaaataaaaatatgcaacAAACAAAGCAAACTAAGAAGACTAAAAgagcccctttttttttttttttgggtgaaaataactataaaaaccgaacaattttattagttagtacagttttgaaactatttggGAATCTAACAATTCGAGACCAAATGACTCGATTTTAGAATGCAAATCGAGTACACTAAACTCGATTTCAACATCGTGTTGCAACTGATGTGGAAATCTGTCCATATAAGCATGAAAATCAAGTCTGTAATACTCGATTTCGATACCTAGAAAATCGAGTCTATAACGCTCAATTTCATTACCCAGCAATACTAATGAATGAAGCAACCTAATCGGCGAATGCTTTAGGTGATGGCGGTGAAAGCTGAACACGTCAGACTTAATATGAGTGTGGTTTTTTCGCCATCACTCCAGTGATGTTGTTGCTACACTATCAGGGCTACCGAGCTAGGTCACAGCGTCCACGAACCTCTCGTGAAGCTCGGCAGTCCATTGCAGTCGAGACTTTGGATCCAAAGTGAGAACCAAGCAAGCATTACCCGATAGATTTGTCAAGGAGAAGCAACCCAGGCGGCGAAAGCTTCAGGCAAGAGAAATCTGATCCAATCAggtatttattttggattttgtatttggttttgttcatCGGTTTTTGGGGCTTGGAAGAACAAGGAAGTTGAACTTGAGTCCATTTGACTCAAGTTTGATGCCTATGTGGACCAAGTATCCACATTAGCTGCAGACGATGTTGAAATCGAGTTCAGTGTAGTCGATTTAGCATTCTAAAATTGAGTTCTTTGGTCTCGAGTTGTTAGATAAccaaatagtttcaaaactatgctaactaataaaattgtttcgtttttatagttgttttcaaaaaaatccttttttttcttcttttcctataaaagCAAACATATTTCAATCCGAAACTAACATTTTCACAATCCACAACCACattaaaaaatgtgattttttaaaataaaaaaaaaatcatccaagtAAGCCTAATAAACTTCCTGAGCATACTTGAGGcaagtttaaaaacaaaaacaaaagaaaaaaaattctttcctccctttgtttggttgttgagaaaatgtaaaatatgataatatatatatatatatatatatatatatatatatatatatatatatgggttgggttcaagttacacctagagtaagcaatgttacaccacccaacaCTTGTTAAAGAATTCATTTTTTGAAAGTctcaccattgaattacatgttctatatgttcttaacaatcatgccaatttttatgttaattgaatgttatttatcatttgatccataaactcatctctTATGCAttatttcaaactacaaaaacttgaattttaaaaattgattgatgacattgctattaatctttgatcaccttgaaattttgcaagtatggagaatatatgaagataaggTAAtataatggtagatttgtcacaatttgcatccaattaaaaaatattgaatggtgtaatattgcttagaaTTACAACAGATGTAACTTGAACTAaaccacacacacatatataaagtAAGGCAACACGTGCCTTGAAGTGAAATATGAGTAGTGATTAAAATCAATtctagattttatttatatcacaaaacaaatatataaatcgttttatttttaaaatacatagaGATTTACATTAATCACAAGAAAtattaagggtatgtttgggatccgtttattttactgaaattgagaactttttgttgaaagtattgtagataaaagtaaaagttaactgaaatagtatagtaggacctatgaataatatcaaaaagtgcagtggaatccatgaatagtagtaaaaataagttgaatagtaaataaattggcaaaaataatttttgccaaacgcacactaattttaagatttttgataattatgtcataaaaagttaatctcattcgtataagaattttgatcacACGCAAAATTATGGTAGCTATTTAATAAGAATTTTGATCACACGCAAAATTATGGTAgctatttaacatatatatgtgtgtgtatatatatatatatatatataatttttttttttttttttttactataatagttttttagtacCTATTTGCTAAAGGTAATAGATCCACTTGATAAAAAACTTATAAGAATATTAACAAATATCATCATCTTCGAACAATAAACAACTGAGTTTTgctgagggggaaaaaaaaaaaaagataacaaaaagcATATGTCATCGAATTTtccattaaataaattataagtttcaaaaatttaaacctagaaaatcaatgtTCTTTAGATCACAAATAAAACACCTTATATTATCATTCCAACTTTTTAAGCATGACTAATatctaaaacttaaaatacgtgaagaaaatttttgggatgttaAACTTTAGTGAGAGTATTTTAGatattacacaataaaatattttaagaatcataagttttcattagggtttaactaagagaatcacaatataaatatttgatcttttcaaaaatattaagggaaaaattgcttgattttaaaattaaaggaGGAATTGTAAACTAACCCAAAGACAAAGgctaaaaattgtttttatcctaagtttttgttttttgtttttttgttgtttttgtgtgtaaaactatgtgtttttacataaaatggtgcataaagaaaaaaaaaaaaagtcaacccaAGACAATTGCATGTGAAACAGTGAATTTTGGCTTAACAACGTTGactaaaccaataaaaaatttctagaaatacaacaaaatgtcataatattttcataatacctttataattttgttatattttattttgaattgtaaAGAATTGACAACTTagcagttttgaaaatattgtgacgacAGTAAGATGTcttaacatttttacaaaagaaatgttatgtctacgacattttcataacaaattataagtaataGATTGTTATAGGTTggtgagcaaaaaagtaatttcattggtaagtttaaattagaaccaataataatttactacttagatttgttatgaaagtgtta is a genomic window containing:
- the LOC142630914 gene encoding protein NEN1-like, with translation MGSSSREERSEIAFFDVETTRRGQRIALLEFGAILVCPEKLVELDSYSTLVRPADVSLISALYPRRNGITPDVVASAPTFLQISDHVYDLLHGRIWAGHNIRRFDRVRIRKAFAEIGKRAPEPKGIIDSLILLTKKFGKRAGDMKMATLATYFGLGEQTHRSLDDVRMNLEVLKYCAAVLLLESSLHITAEEVEPNTAQRNIFDMVQLSNEIEESYEMSSTESSEMYSVESSEMSSAVAVSDGRSDSAGFLEPDEVLISSISASFVTFFRGSQRIQLFHEGFILQLCCSHLKVRFGISTKFLDHAGRPRLNFVVDAPQSLCEVLDACDGIAQKLSWDSGSSSEWWPVVIRKDGFVNYPTVRLHIPNTISGDNPYGTEMYQKDSGGVQKLVFSKYDPAELDPLFTPGTFVDAFFSIDPYDYQQNAGSRLVAKKLIIHTN